The following proteins are encoded in a genomic region of Cyclonatronum proteinivorum:
- a CDS encoding Smr/MutS family protein, giving the protein MEEPFDDSDFPEDHELPIDGVLDLHLFRPKDVKALVPDYIEACLQTGIFELRIIHGKGTGTLRRLVHSILDKHPQVAAYYPGTGTGNWGATSVDLKKSAE; this is encoded by the coding sequence ATGGAAGAGCCCTTTGACGACAGCGATTTCCCCGAAGATCACGAGCTGCCTATTGACGGCGTGCTCGATCTGCACCTGTTCCGGCCCAAAGATGTGAAAGCCCTGGTGCCCGATTATATCGAAGCCTGTCTGCAAACCGGCATATTTGAGCTGCGTATCATTCACGGCAAGGGCACGGGCACGCTGCGGCGGCTGGTGCACAGCATTCTCGACAAACATCCGCAGGTTGCCGCCTATTACCCCGGCACGGGTACCGGCAACTGGGGCGCAACATCTGTTGACCTGAAAAAATCAGCGGAGTAG
- a CDS encoding class I SAM-dependent methyltransferase yields MESANPPFSCPLCHESQRLYPQPGQDKRRYYHCHNCRLVTVHPADRIGPEAEQERYLTHKNGPQNEGHVKFLMNAITPALPYLKDGASGLDYGCGHVPTLSVLMRERGFQCADYDHYFFPELPPGPFDFIFSTETIEHFTHPGPEFDRLFGLLNPGGIFTVMTLFWKTPDDFLRHFYYRDTTHFVFYHAETMAWLAQTYKLDLLYSDNFRVMVFRKRN; encoded by the coding sequence ATGGAATCCGCCAATCCGCCCTTCAGCTGTCCGCTGTGTCATGAATCGCAGCGGCTGTACCCGCAGCCGGGTCAGGATAAACGCCGGTATTACCACTGCCATAACTGTCGGCTTGTGACGGTACATCCGGCGGACCGCATCGGGCCGGAAGCGGAGCAGGAACGCTACCTGACCCACAAAAACGGTCCGCAGAATGAGGGACACGTGAAGTTTCTGATGAACGCCATCACACCCGCCCTGCCCTATTTAAAGGACGGCGCTTCGGGGCTCGACTATGGCTGCGGGCACGTGCCTACCCTGAGCGTTCTTATGCGGGAGCGCGGCTTCCAGTGCGCTGATTACGACCACTACTTTTTTCCAGAGCTGCCACCGGGGCCTTTCGACTTCATCTTTTCGACCGAAACCATCGAGCATTTCACCCATCCCGGTCCTGAGTTCGACCGCCTTTTTGGCTTGCTGAATCCCGGCGGCATCTTCACCGTCATGACGCTTTTCTGGAAAACCCCCGACGACTTCCTGCGCCATTTCTACTACCGCGATACCACGCACTTCGTATTCTACCATGCTGAAACCATGGCCTGGCTCGCGCAAACCTACAAGCTCGATCTTCTTTATAGCGATAATTTTCGGGTGATGGTCTTCCGGAAGCGAAATTAG
- a CDS encoding ATP-binding protein, whose translation MPGTEFLGIPDNFLISLKFTHSSTALAAKTSGTQFATHMEIVYDLELSKSHDAEIDMHSVVNLVSVVKAQLHMLGGSEPCEVLQHMMRRTEKLLQAVKQQDQAGLAEKEVEAFAEALLGLPESLVQAGCSVNDDDLAFYTETIEDIVKVMKVRFAEIYRKWENPDEWLQFQISQFHYDFSRFFGAMEKNSRGRYRIVKNIAAVTEGQDYLLSFEVDSAFDPYLYMPLSVKDVIRDLAANARKYTMPGGTIDIGIMQSNEILRAVVRDSGMGIPADELDKVVQYGYRASNVKDKVRTMGGGFGLTKAYKVVKGLGGRMWISSELNKGTSVKFELPMPEGVAKKK comes from the coding sequence ATGCCCGGAACAGAATTTTTAGGCATTCCGGATAACTTTCTCATTTCCCTCAAATTTACTCACAGTTCAACTGCCCTTGCAGCCAAAACCTCAGGGACACAATTCGCTACGCATATGGAAATTGTTTATGATTTAGAACTCAGCAAATCACACGATGCCGAGATTGACATGCACTCGGTCGTTAATCTTGTTTCGGTAGTAAAAGCGCAGCTGCATATGCTTGGCGGTTCCGAACCTTGTGAAGTGCTGCAGCACATGATGCGCAGAACGGAGAAGCTGCTGCAGGCGGTAAAACAACAGGATCAGGCCGGTTTGGCCGAGAAGGAAGTCGAAGCCTTTGCGGAAGCCTTACTGGGTTTGCCGGAATCGCTTGTTCAGGCAGGTTGCTCCGTGAATGATGATGATTTGGCGTTTTATACGGAAACCATCGAAGATATCGTCAAAGTGATGAAGGTTCGGTTTGCTGAAATCTACCGGAAATGGGAGAATCCCGATGAATGGCTTCAGTTCCAAATTTCACAGTTTCACTATGATTTTTCGCGCTTTTTTGGAGCGATGGAAAAAAACAGCCGGGGCCGCTACCGTATCGTAAAAAACATTGCTGCCGTAACTGAAGGGCAGGATTATCTGCTCAGCTTTGAAGTGGACAGCGCTTTTGATCCTTATCTTTACATGCCGCTTTCCGTGAAAGATGTCATTCGCGACCTTGCCGCCAACGCGCGCAAATACACGATGCCGGGCGGCACGATTGATATCGGCATTATGCAGAGCAATGAAATCCTGCGGGCTGTAGTGCGGGATTCGGGTATGGGCATTCCGGCAGATGAGCTTGATAAAGTTGTACAGTACGGTTACCGCGCAAGCAATGTGAAGGATAAAGTCCGGACCATGGGCGGCGGATTCGGGCTTACCAAAGCCTACAAAGTGGTGAAAGGACTTGGCGGCAGAATGTGGATCAGCTCGGAGCTTAACAAAGGAACCTCAGTTAAATTCGAATTACCCATGCCGGAAGGTGTAGCGAAAAAAAAATAA
- a CDS encoding class I SAM-dependent methyltransferase, which translates to MTQPASHTDGLTLKHPLDERHFYHVPAAAARLQERLNGDAGCATGDTIGIRDNIIEYLPGKPSGITPAQQSNFLTATAQFYEDSWRKRSIGILSGEDFSFEDERELLLQWAQPKAGELVLDLGCSTGFYARSIKAHSPNAQVVAIDFSAPMLDETRNRALAAGTDLYLLKADVSRLPFYAQSADLLVCGGSLNEFRSPAAALHQMRRVIKDDGRLFMMHLLRADTFAGSLAQKASGVGGISFWSETESLKLFNDHGFRVEKSRKLGIVYFSLLRPE; encoded by the coding sequence ATGACACAGCCCGCTTCACACACCGACGGCCTGACACTCAAACACCCGCTTGATGAACGGCATTTTTACCACGTTCCGGCCGCTGCGGCCCGGCTGCAAGAACGGCTCAACGGAGATGCGGGCTGCGCAACAGGTGACACCATTGGCATTCGCGATAACATCATCGAATACCTGCCCGGCAAGCCTTCCGGCATTACGCCTGCGCAGCAAAGCAATTTTCTGACGGCTACCGCGCAGTTTTACGAAGACAGCTGGCGAAAGCGCTCCATCGGGATTTTATCCGGGGAAGATTTTTCTTTCGAAGACGAGCGCGAACTGCTGCTGCAGTGGGCTCAGCCCAAAGCGGGGGAGCTTGTACTTGATCTCGGCTGCTCGACCGGCTTTTATGCGCGCAGTATTAAAGCCCACAGCCCCAATGCACAGGTGGTTGCGATAGACTTTTCGGCTCCCATGCTTGATGAAACCCGGAACCGTGCACTTGCGGCAGGCACGGACCTCTATCTCCTTAAAGCTGATGTAAGTCGCCTCCCGTTTTACGCGCAGTCGGCGGACCTGCTTGTATGTGGCGGAAGCCTTAACGAGTTTCGGAGTCCTGCGGCAGCCCTCCATCAGATGCGACGCGTCATAAAAGATGACGGCCGCCTCTTTATGATGCACCTGCTTCGCGCGGATACGTTTGCCGGCAGTCTCGCACAGAAGGCTTCGGGAGTGGGTGGTATTTCATTTTGGTCAGAAACCGAGTCGCTCAAGCTCTTCAACGATCACGGGTTTCGGGTTGAAAAAAGCCGGAAGCTGGGTATCGTGTATTTCAGCCTGCTCAGGCCGGAGTAG